TGTGGACCATTGCCAGCCCAAGGCCCGTTCCCTGCCCCTTGGTGGTAAAATAGGGGTCAAAAATGTGCGGCAGCTGGGCGGGCTCGATACCTGTGCCGTTGTCGCGCACCATCAGGCACACACGCCCCTTGCGCTCCACAATGGCCAGCGTGAGCTGACCGCCCTCGGGCATGGCGTCCAGGGCATTGAGGCAGAGGTTCAGCAGGGCCTGACCCATGCGTTCCGGGTCAGCCATGGCCAGCGGCACGCGCTTGGGCGCGCGGCAGACAATCTTTACGCCCCTTTTTTCCGCATCCTGATGCACAAGCCGGGTGACATGGTCTACCACAAGCTTGAGATCCGCGGGGTGGGGGCTTACATCACTGGGCCGTGAAAGGCCTATAAGATCCATAATTACGCGATTGAGACGGTCAACCTCGTGCACCATTACATTGGCCGCCTCGCGGTCTTCGCTGCCCTCGGGAAAGCGCTGGCCGAAGTAGGTGGCGTAGCCTTTGATGGAACTGAGCGGATTGCGGATTTCGTGTGCAACGCCCGCGGCCAGATTGCCCACGGCGGCCAGCTTTTCCTTGCGGCGCACTTCTTCTTCGAGGCGACGCACCTTGCCCTCGGCCATACGCTGACGCTGCCGCGATTCACGCGCGCGTTCCGCATAATACAGGGCCACCAGACAGGCCAGACCCACCAGCAGGGTTACGGCGGCCAGCATGGCCACATAGTCGCGGTTCTGGCTGCGGGTTATTTCAAAGGGTGAAAGATCAAGCCCCAGAAATATGACAGGCAGGGGAAAACCCCTTGGCAGGTCACGCATGCCCGGCGAAAACTGCCGGTACACCGCAAACACGCGCCGCCCCTCCATGCGCATGATGCCCCAGTGGGGCAGCATGTCGGGCGCAAGCTCGTGCATGATGCTGTCGTCGGCTTCGCGGCCGCCCACCTGCAATATTTCACCAAGCCGGGCCGGATTGCTGTGGGCCACAATGGTTCCATCAGGCATGGTAACGGCCACAAAAACAATGCCGGGGCTGTCGGCCATTTCTTCCAGCAGCACCTGCAGGCGCACGCCAGCCTCGCTGCGCATGCCCGACCGCAAAATGCTTTCAAAGGCGATAATCAGCGACGAGCCCTTTTCTGCCAGCAGGCGGGCCATGGCCGCCTCGCTGCGGTCAATGGAAATAAGCGTCAGCAGGGTAACCATGAGCGCCAGCACAACCGCCGCGCCGCCCAGCAGCAGCCCCAGCGGGGTGCGCGCCGCAACATAGGCCGCCTGCGATATTTTTGCCGTATCGGCCTGCGCTGTTGACGCAGAACCGGAACGTGCGGGCTCTGGCACTTTTTTTTCAGAAGTGGTGTTTTCCATATTCATAGGCATTTGCTCGGCATTATTTCACTGGCCGCAGGGATTGTCTCTATCCGGTCAAAAAATTTGCACGCTTCTTGCAAGATATTTTGCATTCCTTGTGCCCACAAAGCCAGGAACCTTGCCACCCCGCTCAGTGCTTGGTATGAAAGCGGGACGAGTTTATTTTCCAGAAGGTCTTTTATGATGAAACCCCTTCTTTCCCTTTGTGTTCTGGCCAGTCTTTGTCTTCCCCAACCAACGGCGGCAGATCAGACCGACTATGCGGAATATACGCCTGTGCCGGGCAGCCCGGCTGGCACCCACCCTGCAGATATGCGCGCGTGGCTGCAACAGCTTTCGCCCCCGCAGAGGGCCAAGGCACAGGCTGTAATTGACGAATACACTCCAAAGGTGAACGAGCTGCGCAAAAGCATCATGCAGAAAAAAAACGAGCTCGCGCACCTGAGTTATAACCAGAATACCTCGCCCGAAACCCTGCCCCGCCTGGGGCATGAGCTGCAACAGCTACGGGATGAACTGCGCGACCTTCTGCAACGAGCAGACCAGCGCATGGGCAACGAGGTTGGCGTTCCGCTTGGCAGCCCGCAAACGCGGGGATGCAGCATGGAATATCCCGGTCTGTCTACTTCCGCCAGCAAATAACCGCGACTGCACACTCGCATCAGCACGCGCCCGCCATCAAGGTGGGCGCGTTTTTTATGCGCGCGGACTCAAACGGCCTGTAAGAAAATTATGCAGATGTACAAATTTTATACATGGCTAACCCTTCAATGTATAAAAAACATACGCTTCCCGGCCAGCGCACGCAACGCAAAACCCGGCTGACACTGTAACCATTTATTTTTAAAGATAAAACGTACTTTGGCACGGGCATTGCTTTATAGCAAGCAAACGTTGCAAGAACAACGAACCCATATACAACGAATTTTGATGAGGTAGCTTTCCATGAAATCCAAAAACATCGCCATTGCAACCATACTTGCAGCAACCCTGATGGGAAGTGCCATCACTGTTTACAGCCAGCCGGCCCCCGCGGGCGATATGCCTGAAGGCATGCGGGAAATGGGCGGCTGCCAGGGCGAAATGCCCTGCCCCGGCATGCAGGGACACGGCATGCACGGCATGATGGGCCGAGGCGCTTATACTCCTGAACAACTGCAAAAATATGATGCAATTGTGGCCGATTTCGCCAAGCAGATGGAACCTGTGAAAGACCAGATGTTCATTAAAAGGCAAGAGCTGCGCGCCCTGCAAAATGCGGCCAACCCCGACATAGCGGCTGTGCGCGCCACTGC
The window above is part of the Desulfovibrio sp. genome. Proteins encoded here:
- a CDS encoding periplasmic heavy metal sensor, translated to MKSKNIAIATILAATLMGSAITVYSQPAPAGDMPEGMREMGGCQGEMPCPGMQGHGMHGMMGRGAYTPEQLQKYDAIVADFAKQMEPVKDQMFIKRQELRALQNAANPDIAAVRATATEMLQLRKQLGQLHDTMTQRIEKEVGKPAAATPKKDAPAQAKHQHGAAQ
- the zraS gene encoding two-component system sensor histidine kinase ZraS encodes the protein MNMENTTSEKKVPEPARSGSASTAQADTAKISQAAYVAARTPLGLLLGGAAVVLALMVTLLTLISIDRSEAAMARLLAEKGSSLIIAFESILRSGMRSEAGVRLQVLLEEMADSPGIVFVAVTMPDGTIVAHSNPARLGEILQVGGREADDSIMHELAPDMLPHWGIMRMEGRRVFAVYRQFSPGMRDLPRGFPLPVIFLGLDLSPFEITRSQNRDYVAMLAAVTLLVGLACLVALYYAERARESRQRQRMAEGKVRRLEEEVRRKEKLAAVGNLAAGVAHEIRNPLSSIKGYATYFGQRFPEGSEDREAANVMVHEVDRLNRVIMDLIGLSRPSDVSPHPADLKLVVDHVTRLVHQDAEKRGVKIVCRAPKRVPLAMADPERMGQALLNLCLNALDAMPEGGQLTLAIVERKGRVCLMVRDNGTGIEPAQLPHIFDPYFTTKGQGTGLGLAMVHKIVEAHDGEISVVSRPAQASRRGETTFSIWLPRAAQDDVAKAKRAD
- a CDS encoding periplasmic heavy metal sensor, whose product is MMKPLLSLCVLASLCLPQPTAADQTDYAEYTPVPGSPAGTHPADMRAWLQQLSPPQRAKAQAVIDEYTPKVNELRKSIMQKKNELAHLSYNQNTSPETLPRLGHELQQLRDELRDLLQRADQRMGNEVGVPLGSPQTRGCSMEYPGLSTSASK